A window of Nocardiopsis sp. Huas11 genomic DNA:
AGCGTGACGATGCCCGCCTCGATGAGGTCGGCCAGGAAGTCGCGCTGGGCGTTGAGCACCTCGGCGCCGCCCTGCGGGCGCTGGAGCGCGGACTCGTTGAGCACGACCCTGAGCGTGGGGCCGTCCGGTCCGGTCATCGCGGCGCGGTGGGCCATCTCGTCCTCCACCATCGCCTCGATCTCCTCGTGGGAGAGGTCGGCGTGCCGCGGCCGCAGGACCGCGCTGGAGTACTCGCGGGTACGCAGGAAGACCGGCACGGCCATGGGCTGGTGCTCCCAGAGCCGTGCGGCGTGCACGCCCAGTTCGCGCATGTCGCCGAACTCGTTGGGAAAGGCCTCGGCCTGGAGCGTGATCGCCCAGGCGTCGACGAGCCGGTGTTCGGTGCCCAGCACCGTGTCGACCCGTTCGACGAGCGAGCGCGCGGGACGGCAGTAGGCGTCCTCCACCTCGCGGAGCTTGTCGTCGGTCACGCCGACGTTGGCGGCGAGTTCGGCGCGTGAGAGCC
This region includes:
- a CDS encoding helix-turn-helix transcriptional regulator; its protein translation is MNTALPSAMWLPFGARILRARSDKGLSRAELAANVGVTDDKLREVEDAYCRPARSLVERVDTVLGTEHRLVDAWAITLQAEAFPNEFGDMRELGVHAARLWEHQPMAVPVFLRTREYSSAVLRPRHADLSHEEIEAMVEDEMAHRAAMTGPDGPTLRVVLNESALQRPQGGAEVLNAQRDFLADLIEAGIVTLAVIPEQTAHHPGLGGAFRMMEFADRPSMVYAFAAQGGELTGDNEQVGRCAMVREAIEDVSVELTPRSELLTARWPAG